A genomic segment from Acyrthosiphon pisum isolate AL4f chromosome A3, pea_aphid_22Mar2018_4r6ur, whole genome shotgun sequence encodes:
- the LOC100164533 gene encoding mediator of RNA polymerase II transcription subunit 14, with translation MPPTPLEDNQPNMSNGLPPEGSLPLSTMIDFIVQRTYHELTVLAELLPRKPDMERKIEVYKFSNRTRQLFVRLLALVKWANSASKVDKSTQIMGFLDKQSLLFIDTADMLSRVARETVVSARLPNFHIPSAVEVLTTGTFSRLPACIRERIVPPDKITPAEKRETLLQLNRVIQHRMVCSNLINEMSCKKVANGRVMFRVENEFQVSLTLMGDNPNIPWRLLDIEILVEDKETGEGKPLVHPRQVQYIHQVVQARLLECFSIGGEPLTQVYMVLHYFCQSLQLEVLFSQTRALYKDRLEGHIHLTEYTAGKCLVVSYWKELSRSVSEQFGYSLTIYVDDKEPNKPLGILHSPSLGIKDAEITEKSIGTDSLSMERLLVHTIHVRTKIRLSELKVELENLLKDVECTLQGSPSILSVAILNPCLRAEQLLITVDTHTGMLQCHVPEFSPPNMVVLKQALNNDHSKVPLLISDLRFWITQRRCETTLQHLPGTAYERLPLLHHADHPMSKISRHRMYIKLHKISNMIVIVEFAENEKSPCRIEYKFYLANVKKSSIEDNPNDESIEVDIPKMYLKVMTLLTIEKFVATHGPFTAVIEEDQEKMDPNSRKRVIVHPDKPRKLLKHPAYFIPELAHIVALCEERLPFTVLAQELTKCGISNQGVQVEANATSFVLKIVSLPPPSGIEATNSKWISLCKRVLSISIRVFGKGSTRCWTTEYVFYGSPLPSRHSREQGARRPVYINYDVSVAENMSKTVETILNDWSQIVHLYFLVEDLSPYLQSEKNNLASMISIKSYNYLKLIIGYGTHRPSTATIQWNSTSCKFNIVFGSLNSSINPHNLIKEQFEGYLNNNKKLSLLIHEMLDTLNPLAAICKLPSIPQLCVLHLPQVPVITFVVIANSTDLLKVIYEGQYCLEITLRWGNVVSIRDGAYSRYDRSSVISEYTPIPGLKTFLSKYVDETNVFRQRSQSEDDNPPSPITMECNFLSSSHRGPQSPAQGLRFHSAGNTTPGSNPHTPASPHPAVLSMSQNSQQQFNNSPVTSFNLASPPSAINPSPSMLPHPSPGSSLLASSPSNPLHVPSPAGMLPNSSPGPGSGFGLSSSTHPPEVSPFQSQSMTSPAASNWPGSPGLPRLSPARAQGQSPAGHSLQSPDHKSGYGHTSRVLPLKSWAGAVPTIITHEALNALCTPTAHPQGLPAPKQCPLERFLGCVYMRKNLQKFVETEENLIALVSKIKNPEPGVVYFQVETLQCRAFINMQHFQSLHLKISELKYSWNVEELNILEKFFESKVAIPPYKQNTLLGFTRMLSSPYTVLKDFIQIIKLEMIPGLVQQQQMKWAVQWILRIPPSATPIVPVGKEALLICRNKILFFLNITRIGITYNSNEVPSLVLPLIYDTATNLTQLAEKRDADPASAISAASLHMKRFAEFALNHNECSIFPAIRDLMSNFVLPSEPQPQMSSVSMNMHPQMTPGGPVPSPLMGEHMMNQNPSMVGQNPNMVVQNPNMAGPNPNMVGKNPNMVGQNPNMVRPGCKNYGNVPISDTRSQHGMMPNHQ, from the coding sequence ATGCCTCCAACGCCTTTGGAAGATAATCAGCCCAATATGAGTAATGGATTACCACCAGAGGGATCTCTTCCTTTATCTACTATGATTGACTTTATTGTGCAACGTACTTATCATGAGCTTACAGTTCTCGCTGAATTATTGCCTCGTAAACCTGATATGGAACGTAAAATTGaagtttataaattttcaaatcgaACACGACAGCTATTTGTTCGGTTATTAGCTCTAGTAAAATGGGCTAATAGTGCTTCAAAAGTAGATAAATCAACTCAAATAATGGGATTTCTTGATAAGCAGTCTTTGTTATTTATAGACACTGCTGATATGTTATCTCGAGTTGCTCGGGAAACTGTTGTTTCTGCTCGATTGCCCAATTTTCATATACCATCTGCAGTTGAAGTTTTAACCACAGGCACTTTTTCACGGTTACCGGCTTGTATTCGTGAACGTATCGTTCCCCCAGATAAAATCACACCAGCTGAAAAACGTGAAACATTGCTCCAACTTAATAGAGTTATTCAACACCGAATGGTTTgcagtaatttaattaatgaaatgaGTTGCAAGAAAGTAGCCAACGGCCGAGTAATGTTTCGAGTTGAAAATGAGTTTCAAGTTTCTTTAACGTTGATGGGAGATAACCCTAATATACCATGGAGATTATTAGACATTGAGATATTGGTTGAAGACAAAGAAACTGGAGAAGGAAAACCTTTGGTACATCCACGTCAGGTGCAATATATTCACCAAGTTGTTCAAGCAAGATTATTAGAATGTTTTAGTATAGGAGGTGAACCATTGACTCAAGTGTATATGGTATTACACTATTTTTGTCAATCTTTGCAGTTAGAAGTACTATTTTCACAAACCAGAGCTTTGTATAAAGATAGACTTGAAGGGCATATACACTTAACAGAGTATACAGCTGGTAAGTGTCTAGTAGTTTCTTACTGGAAAGAACTTTCACGTAGTGTATCTGAACAATTTGGATACTCATTGACAATCTATGTAGACGATAAAGAGCCTAATAAGCCATTAGGTATTTTACATTCACCATCCCTTGGTATAAAAGATGCAGAGATAACAGAAAAATCAATTGGTACAGATTCATTGTCAATGGAAAGACTATTAGTGCATACAATTCATGTACGTACAAAAATACGTCTCTCTGAACTTAAAGTAGAATTAgaaaatttgttaaaagatGTAGAATGTACTTTGCAAGGTTCACCGTCAATTTTATCAGTCGCAATACTTAATCCTTGTTTACGTGCTGAACAGTTATTGATAACAGTTGACACACATACTGGTATGCTTCAATGCCACGTTCCTGAGTTTAGTCCTCCAAATATGGTTGTATTAAAACAAGCACTGAATAATGATCATAGTAAAGTACCTTTACTTATAAGTGATTTAAGATTTTGGATTACTCAACGTCGGTGTGAAACCACTTTGCAACATCTTCCTGGAACGGCTTATGAAAGATTACCATTATTACATCATGCAGATCATCCTATGTCAAAAATAAGTCGACATCGGATGTATATAAAACtgcataaaatttcaaatatgatAGTGATTGTTGAGTTTGCTGAAAATGAAAAATCCCCTTGTAGAATCGAGTATAAATTTTATCTAGCTAATGTGAAAAAATCATCGATTGAAGATAATCCTAATGATGAATCTATTGAGGTGGACATAccaaaaatgtacttaaaagtTATGACATTATTGACAATAGAAAAATTTGTAGCTACACATGGTCCTTTTACAGCTGTTATTGAAGAAGACCAAGAAAAGATGGATCCCAATAGTCGTAAAAGAGTTATTGTACATCCAGATAAACCAAGGAAATTACTTAAACATCCAGCTTACTTTATACCCGAACTTGCACATATTGTAGCCTTGTGCGAAGAAAGACTGCCTTTTACTGTACTAGCTCAAGAATTGACAAAATGTGGCATTAGTAATCAAGGTGTTCAAGTTGAAGCAAATGCTActagttttgttttaaaaattgtatcattaccACCTCCATCTGGTATTGAAGCAACAAATTCCAAATGGATATCATTATGTAAGCGAGTTCTGTCCATTTCTATACGTGTATTTGGTAAAGGTTCAACTCGATGTTGGACGACTGAATATGTGTTTTATGGAAGTCCCTTACCCAGTAGACATAGTCGAGAACAAGGAGCTAGACGACCagtttacattaattatgatGTCAGTGTTGCTGAAAACATGTCAAAAACTGTTGAAACAATTTTGAACGATTGGTCTCAGATTgtacatttatactttttagtggAAGACTTGTCGCCTTACTTACAATCTGAAAAGAATAACTTAGCATCAATGATTAGTATAaagagttataattatttaaaactcatTATAGGATATGGTACACATAGACCATCTACAGCCACTATTCAATGGAATTCAACAagctgtaaatttaatatagtattcgGCTCACTGAATAGCAGCATTAATCCTCATAATTTAATCAAAGAACAATTTGAAGGTTATTTGAACAACAACAAAAAGTTATCTTTGCTTATACATGAAATGCTTGATACACTAAACCCCCTTGCTGCTATTTGTAAGTTACCATCAATACCACAACTTTGTGTTCTACATTTACCGCAAGTACCAGTGATTACATTTGTAGTAATCGCTAATTCTACAGATTTACTTAAAGTTATCTATGAAGGACAGTATTGTTTAGAAATCACATTACGATGGGGAAATGTAGTGAGCATTAGAGATGGAGCTTATAGTAGATATGATCGATCATCTGTCATTTCTGAGTATACACCAATACCGggtttaaagacatttttatcCAAATATGTTGATGAGACAAATGTGTTTAGACAACGATCACAGTCTGAAGATGATAACCCTCCTTCACCAATCACTATGGAATGTAACTTCTTGAGTTCCTCACATAGAGGTCCTCAGTCACCTGCTCAAGGTTTACGGTTTCATTCTGCTGGTAACACAACACCAGGAAGTAATCCGCATACACCAGCAAGCCCACATCCTGCAGTATTAAGTATGTCTCAAAATTCACAACAGCAATTCAACAATAGCCCAGTGACATCATTTAACTTGGCATCTCCACCATCAGCTATTAACCCTTCTCCTTCAATGTTACCACATCCTTCACCAGGTTCAAGTTTATTAGCTAGTTCTCCTTCTAACCCTCTACATGTACCTAGCCCAGCAGGAATGTTACCAAACTCATCACCAGGACCAGGCTCAGGATTTGGATTGAGTTCTAGTACACATCCACCAGAAGTGAGTCCATTTCAATCTCAAAGCATGACATCACCTGCTGCATCAAATTGGCCCGGTTCTCCTGGTTTACCTCGTCTGTCTCCAGCTAGAGCTCAGGGACAATCACCTGCGGGACATTCTTTACAAAGTCCCGATCATAAGAGTGGATACGGCCATACTTCTAGAGTGCTTCCTCTAAAGTCTTGGGCTGGAGCAGTTCCTACCATTATTACTCATGAAGCATTGAACGCATTATGCACACCAACTGCACATCCACAAGGACTCCCTGCTCCCAAACAGTGTCCTTTAGAAAGATTCTTAGGTTGTGTTTATATgagaaaaaatttacaaaaatttgtTGAAACTGAAGAAAACCTTATTGCTTTGGTTTCAAAGATAAAGAATCCTGAGCCAGGTGTTGTATATTTCCAAGTTGAAACATTGCAATGTCGAGCTTTTATTAACATGCAACATTTCCAgtcattacatttaaaaatatcagaaCTAAAATATTCATGGAACGTcgaagaattaaatattttagaaaagttTTTTGAAAGTAAAGTAGCAATACCACCTTATAAGCAAAATACATTACTTGGGTTCACTAGAATGTTGAGTTCCCCATATACAGTACTCAAGGatttcatacaaataattaaattagaaatgaTTCCTGGACTTGTTCAACAACAACAAATGAAATGGGCAGTTCAATGGATTCTAAGAATACCACCATCGGCAACTCCAATTGTGCCTGTTGGCAAGGAAGCACTTTTGATTtgtagaaataaaattttattttttttaaatatcactaGAATTGGAATAACATACAATAGTAATGAAGTGCCTTCATTAGTCTTACCCCTGATTTATGATACTGCTACTAATCTTACCCAACTGGCTGAAAAGAGAGATG